One genomic region from Populus nigra chromosome 8, ddPopNigr1.1, whole genome shotgun sequence encodes:
- the LOC133701044 gene encoding uncharacterized protein LOC133701044 isoform X2 produces MASCSLGALNVKLSKLDFGGGKFGNLQQRSGVRVWMGRVQLQYAGVAISHKSRKAFRCCGSASEAEWTTKETTSLGLTSQLIPNSSEIESLVTEICNTTSIAEFELKLGGFRLYVMRDLTEKNEPTSQPLPPPPLAVTVKTTTDSSDLNGSASTSLAISKQEPSFWGIKSFLDRAADEGLMILQSPRVGFFRRSRTIKGKRAPPSCKEKQIIKEGQVLCYIEQLGGELPIESDISGEVIKILREDGEPVGYGDALIAILPSFPGIKKLQ; encoded by the exons ATGGCTTCTT GTAGCTTAGGAGCTTTAAATGTTAAACTCTCAAAGTTGGATTTTGGTGGAGGAAAGTTTGGTAATCTGCAGCAACGAAGTGGCGTAAGAGTCTGGATGGGTAGGGTACAGCTGCAATATGCTGGTGTGGCTATATCACATAAATCAAGAAAAGCTTTCAGGTGTTGTGGCTCGGCTTCTGAAGCTGAGT ggaCTACAAAAGAGACCACATCATTGGGTTTGACAAGCCAACTTATTCCAAATTCATCTGAG ATTGAATCTTTGGTCACTGAAATATGCAATACAACTTCAATAGCCGAGTTTGAATTGAAA CTTGGTGGGTTTCGGCTATATGTGATGAGGGATTTAACTGAGAAAAATGAACCTACATCTCAACCcctgcctcctcctcctcttgcTGTCACTGTGAAAACTACTACTGATTCATCTGATCTCAATGGGTCAGCTTCTACATCTTTAGCCATCTCCAAACAAGAGCCTTCTTTTTGGGGGATTAAATCATTTCTTGATAGAGCTGCTGATGAAGGTTTAATGATACTGCAGTCTCCAAGG GTGGGGTTTTTCCGGAGATCTCGAACTATAAAGGGAAAACGTGCTCCCCCATCATGTAAAGAG AAGCAAATAATAAAGGAGGGTCAAGTGCTATGCTACATTGAACAACTTGGTGGTGAACTCCCAATTGAG TCTGATATATCTGGTGAGGTCATCAAAATACTACGCGAGGATGGTG AACCTGTAGGATATGGAGATGCACTGATTGCAATTCTCCCGTCATTTCCTGGGATAAAGAAGCTTCAGTAG
- the LOC133701044 gene encoding uncharacterized protein LOC133701044 isoform X1 yields MASCSLGALNVKLSKLDFGGGKFGNLQQRSGVRVWMGRVQLQYAGVAISHKSRKAFRCCGSASEAEWTTKETTSLGLTSQLIPNSSEIESLVTEICNTTSIAEFELKLGGFRLYVMRDLTEKNEPTSQPLPPPPLAVTVKTTTDSSDLNGSASTSLAISKQEPSFWGIKSFLDRAADEGLMILQSPRVGFFRRSRTIKGKRAPPSCKEKQIIKEGQVLCYIEQLGGELPIESDISGEVIKILREDGDRTCRIWRCTDCNSPVISWDKEASVDELVHLSLQFRW; encoded by the exons ATGGCTTCTT GTAGCTTAGGAGCTTTAAATGTTAAACTCTCAAAGTTGGATTTTGGTGGAGGAAAGTTTGGTAATCTGCAGCAACGAAGTGGCGTAAGAGTCTGGATGGGTAGGGTACAGCTGCAATATGCTGGTGTGGCTATATCACATAAATCAAGAAAAGCTTTCAGGTGTTGTGGCTCGGCTTCTGAAGCTGAGT ggaCTACAAAAGAGACCACATCATTGGGTTTGACAAGCCAACTTATTCCAAATTCATCTGAG ATTGAATCTTTGGTCACTGAAATATGCAATACAACTTCAATAGCCGAGTTTGAATTGAAA CTTGGTGGGTTTCGGCTATATGTGATGAGGGATTTAACTGAGAAAAATGAACCTACATCTCAACCcctgcctcctcctcctcttgcTGTCACTGTGAAAACTACTACTGATTCATCTGATCTCAATGGGTCAGCTTCTACATCTTTAGCCATCTCCAAACAAGAGCCTTCTTTTTGGGGGATTAAATCATTTCTTGATAGAGCTGCTGATGAAGGTTTAATGATACTGCAGTCTCCAAGG GTGGGGTTTTTCCGGAGATCTCGAACTATAAAGGGAAAACGTGCTCCCCCATCATGTAAAGAG AAGCAAATAATAAAGGAGGGTCAAGTGCTATGCTACATTGAACAACTTGGTGGTGAACTCCCAATTGAG TCTGATATATCTGGTGAGGTCATCAAAATACTACGCGAGGATGGTG ACAGAACCTGTAGGATATGGAGATGCACTGATTGCAATTCTCCCGTCATTTCCTGGGATAAAGAAGCTTCAGTAGATGAGTTGGTTCATCTCTCCTTGCAGTTTCGGTGGTAA
- the LOC133701044 gene encoding uncharacterized protein LOC133701044 isoform X3: MASCSLGALNVKLSKLDFGGGKFGNLQQRSGVRVWMGRVQLQYAGVAISHKSRKAFRCCGSASEAEWTTKETTSLGLTSQLIPNSSELGGFRLYVMRDLTEKNEPTSQPLPPPPLAVTVKTTTDSSDLNGSASTSLAISKQEPSFWGIKSFLDRAADEGLMILQSPRVGFFRRSRTIKGKRAPPSCKEKQIIKEGQVLCYIEQLGGELPIESDISGEVIKILREDGDRTCRIWRCTDCNSPVISWDKEASVDELVHLSLQFRW, from the exons ATGGCTTCTT GTAGCTTAGGAGCTTTAAATGTTAAACTCTCAAAGTTGGATTTTGGTGGAGGAAAGTTTGGTAATCTGCAGCAACGAAGTGGCGTAAGAGTCTGGATGGGTAGGGTACAGCTGCAATATGCTGGTGTGGCTATATCACATAAATCAAGAAAAGCTTTCAGGTGTTGTGGCTCGGCTTCTGAAGCTGAGT ggaCTACAAAAGAGACCACATCATTGGGTTTGACAAGCCAACTTATTCCAAATTCATCTGAG CTTGGTGGGTTTCGGCTATATGTGATGAGGGATTTAACTGAGAAAAATGAACCTACATCTCAACCcctgcctcctcctcctcttgcTGTCACTGTGAAAACTACTACTGATTCATCTGATCTCAATGGGTCAGCTTCTACATCTTTAGCCATCTCCAAACAAGAGCCTTCTTTTTGGGGGATTAAATCATTTCTTGATAGAGCTGCTGATGAAGGTTTAATGATACTGCAGTCTCCAAGG GTGGGGTTTTTCCGGAGATCTCGAACTATAAAGGGAAAACGTGCTCCCCCATCATGTAAAGAG AAGCAAATAATAAAGGAGGGTCAAGTGCTATGCTACATTGAACAACTTGGTGGTGAACTCCCAATTGAG TCTGATATATCTGGTGAGGTCATCAAAATACTACGCGAGGATGGTG ACAGAACCTGTAGGATATGGAGATGCACTGATTGCAATTCTCCCGTCATTTCCTGGGATAAAGAAGCTTCAGTAGATGAGTTGGTTCATCTCTCCTTGCAGTTTCGGTGGTAA
- the LOC133701044 gene encoding uncharacterized protein LOC133701044 isoform X4 yields the protein MLVWLYHINQEKLSGTTKETTSLGLTSQLIPNSSEIESLVTEICNTTSIAEFELKLGGFRLYVMRDLTEKNEPTSQPLPPPPLAVTVKTTTDSSDLNGSASTSLAISKQEPSFWGIKSFLDRAADEGLMILQSPRVGFFRRSRTIKGKRAPPSCKEKQIIKEGQVLCYIEQLGGELPIESDISGEVIKILREDGDRTCRIWRCTDCNSPVISWDKEASVDELVHLSLQFRW from the exons ATGCTGGTGTGGCTATATCACATAAATCAAGAAAAGCTTTCAG ggaCTACAAAAGAGACCACATCATTGGGTTTGACAAGCCAACTTATTCCAAATTCATCTGAG ATTGAATCTTTGGTCACTGAAATATGCAATACAACTTCAATAGCCGAGTTTGAATTGAAA CTTGGTGGGTTTCGGCTATATGTGATGAGGGATTTAACTGAGAAAAATGAACCTACATCTCAACCcctgcctcctcctcctcttgcTGTCACTGTGAAAACTACTACTGATTCATCTGATCTCAATGGGTCAGCTTCTACATCTTTAGCCATCTCCAAACAAGAGCCTTCTTTTTGGGGGATTAAATCATTTCTTGATAGAGCTGCTGATGAAGGTTTAATGATACTGCAGTCTCCAAGG GTGGGGTTTTTCCGGAGATCTCGAACTATAAAGGGAAAACGTGCTCCCCCATCATGTAAAGAG AAGCAAATAATAAAGGAGGGTCAAGTGCTATGCTACATTGAACAACTTGGTGGTGAACTCCCAATTGAG TCTGATATATCTGGTGAGGTCATCAAAATACTACGCGAGGATGGTG ACAGAACCTGTAGGATATGGAGATGCACTGATTGCAATTCTCCCGTCATTTCCTGGGATAAAGAAGCTTCAGTAGATGAGTTGGTTCATCTCTCCTTGCAGTTTCGGTGGTAA
- the LOC133701044 gene encoding uncharacterized protein LOC133701044 isoform X5, translating to MLNFVSFPFLCLEVSFLLKDVLVKFHLQIESLVTEICNTTSIAEFELKLGGFRLYVMRDLTEKNEPTSQPLPPPPLAVTVKTTTDSSDLNGSASTSLAISKQEPSFWGIKSFLDRAADEGLMILQSPRVGFFRRSRTIKGKRAPPSCKEKQIIKEGQVLCYIEQLGGELPIESDISGEVIKILREDGDRTCRIWRCTDCNSPVISWDKEASVDELVHLSLQFRW from the exons ATGCtgaattttgtttcctttcctttcctgtGTTTggaagtttcttttttattgaaagacGTATTGGTTAAATTTCATCTGCAGATTGAATCTTTGGTCACTGAAATATGCAATACAACTTCAATAGCCGAGTTTGAATTGAAA CTTGGTGGGTTTCGGCTATATGTGATGAGGGATTTAACTGAGAAAAATGAACCTACATCTCAACCcctgcctcctcctcctcttgcTGTCACTGTGAAAACTACTACTGATTCATCTGATCTCAATGGGTCAGCTTCTACATCTTTAGCCATCTCCAAACAAGAGCCTTCTTTTTGGGGGATTAAATCATTTCTTGATAGAGCTGCTGATGAAGGTTTAATGATACTGCAGTCTCCAAGG GTGGGGTTTTTCCGGAGATCTCGAACTATAAAGGGAAAACGTGCTCCCCCATCATGTAAAGAG AAGCAAATAATAAAGGAGGGTCAAGTGCTATGCTACATTGAACAACTTGGTGGTGAACTCCCAATTGAG TCTGATATATCTGGTGAGGTCATCAAAATACTACGCGAGGATGGTG ACAGAACCTGTAGGATATGGAGATGCACTGATTGCAATTCTCCCGTCATTTCCTGGGATAAAGAAGCTTCAGTAGATGAGTTGGTTCATCTCTCCTTGCAGTTTCGGTGGTAA